TAGTAAATATAAAAATTTAATAGCTAATGCTCTAAAATTAATTACTTCAAAAAAATACAACATTAAATTTTTAATTGCCTCTGAATCAGAAGAAGCTTTAACATTAGACAACTCTAAAAAAAGGCACAATAAAAATTCTGTATTGGTAAATGATGAAATGTCAACCATGCTAAATCCAAAATATACTTTTGATTCCTTCGTTATAGGTAATAGTAATAGATTCGCTCATGCAGCTTCACTTGCTGTAGCTGAATCACCTTCAAAAGCATATAATCCTTTGTTCATATACGGAGGCGTAGGATTAGGCAAAACTCATTTAATGCACGCTATAGGACATTACATACTAAACAATAATAGCAAATCTAAAGTAGTATACGTTTCATCTGAAAAGTTTACAAATGAACTTATAAATTCAATAAAAGATGATAAAAATGTAGAGTTTAGAAACAAATATAGAAATATAGATGTACTATTAATAGATGATATACAATTTATAGCAGGTAAGGAAAGAACCCAAGAAGAATTTTTTCATACCTTCAATGCACTATACGAAGCTAATAAACAAATAATTTTATCTAGTGATAGACCACCAAAAGAAATACCTACATTAGAAGATAGACTTAGATCTAGATTTGAATGGGGACTTATAGCAGATATTCAACCACCAGACTTTGAAACTAGAATGGCTATATTAAAAAAGAAGGCAGATGTTGAAAATTTAAATATTCCTAATGAAGTAATGGTGTATATAGCTACCCAAATTAAATCTAACATTAGAGAACTTGAAGGTGCTCTAATAAGGATAGTTGCTTTCTCCTCACTTACAAATAAAGAAATAAGTATAGATTTGGCGGTAGAGGCATTAAAAGATATAATTTCAAGCAAACAATCAAAACAAGTTACCATAGACTTAATACAGGACGTAGTTGCAAACTATTATAACTTAAAAGTAGATGATTTAAAATCTGCAAGAAGAACAAGAAATATAGCTTTTCCAAGACAGATAGCTATGTACTTGTGCAGAAAACTTACAGATATGTCTTTGCCAAAAATAGGAGAAGAATTTGGTGGAAGAGATCATACTACAGTAATACATGCCTATGAAAAAATATCAACTAATTTAAAACAGGATGAAAGTCTTCAAAATGCTATAGGCGATTTAACAAAACGACTAAATCAAAATTAATTATCAACAACTGTTAATATTATTTAGTAATAACACTGTGCATTAAAAATATTAATATATTTTTTTCTAATTATGTGGATAACGTCAATTTTTATCAATTACTTATCCACAATTATTTTTCGCATTTTTTTATTCAGTACCAACGCATTCAAAGGTTATCAACATAATCACAGCCCCTACTACTATTATTACTAAATTTAATTAATTATCTATATTCTATATATCTTTCTACAATGTGAATAAAGGAGGACATTAAATGAATTTTATATGTACAAAAACAGAATTACAAGAAGCTATTTCAATAGCACAAAAAGCTATTACAGGAAAATCCAGTATGCCAATATTAAATGGTCTACTTATTACAACTTATAAAAATCAAATTAAATTAACTGGATCAGATATAGACCTCAGTATAGAAACAAAAATAAATGCAGAGATAAATGAAGAAGGTTCTGTAGTAGTTGATTCTAGAATATTTGGAGAAATTATAAGAAAATTACCTAATGACAATATAAATATTTCTACTACAGAAAATAATTCAATAGAAATAATATGTCAAAAATCTAAATTCAATCTAATTCATATGAATGCAGAAGATTTTCCTGAAATACCTAATATAAATGAAAATATTATTTTTTTAATACCTCAAAAAATATTAAAAGATATGATAAAAAGTACTATTTTCGCTGCAGCTCAAGATGAAACAAGACCTATTCTTACAGGCATTTTATTTGAAATCAAGGACAAAAAATTGAATTTAGTAGCATTAGACGGATATAGATTAGCTTTAAAATCAGAATATCTTAATACAGAAAACGTAATAAATGCTGTAATTCCAGAAAAAACTTTAAGTGAAGTTTCTAAAATCTTAGAAGATAATGATAAAAATGTAAATATAACTTTTACACCTAATCACATACTTTTCAATTTAGATAATACTAAAATTATATCTAGATTACTGGAAGGTGAATTTATAAAATATAATTCTATAATTCCAGATGAATTTAATTTGCAAGTAACAGCTAAAAGAGAAGAACTTTTAAGTTGTATAGAAAGAGCTTCTCTAATGGCTAAAGACAGTAATACCAATTTAATAAAGTTAGAAATAGAAGAAAACAACATGATAATAACTTCAAATTCTCAATTGGGAATGGTCAGAGAGGAATTAAATATATTATTGCAAGGAGATACATTAAAAATTGCATTTAATTCAAAATACTTAATAGATGTCTTGAAAATAATGGATGAAGAAGAAATCATTATGAAATTCTCTAGCAGCGTAAGTCCATGTGTAATCAAAAATAAAGATAAAGACAATTGTACTTATTTAGTGCTTCCAGTAAGGCTTCTAAACAATTAAAAATAAAAAAATTGGAGATAATAGAAAATGAATGAAATTAAGATTAGTACAGATATAATAAAATTAGATTCTTTTCTAAAGTGGTGTGGGGCTGTTTCACAAGGTTCTGAAGCTAAAATATTTATAAAAAATGGAATGGTAAAGGTAAATGGAGAAGTTGAAGTAAGGAGAGGAAGAAAACTTTCAAAAGGATTTACAGTTGAATTTCAAGAAAAAACTTATAAAATTATATAGATGCAATTAAAAATTTATTATTAAATGTGTATTATATATTGTGATATAATTATAAATAGGTGTTTTTATATGTATATCAAGTATTTAAAACTTATTAATTTTAGAAACTATAAGGAACTAGAAGTAGAATTTGATAAAAATTTAAATGTATTTATAGGAGATAATGCACAAGGAAAAACAAATATATTAGAGAGTATATACTATTGCAGTATAGGCAAATCACCAAGAACAAATAAGGATAAGGAATTAATAAATTGGGATGGAAAATATGCTTATATAAAAGCTGGGGTATATAGTTCGTCACACAACTTAAACGATAAAAAAATAGAGATAAAGATATTCAAAGAAGGTAAAAAGGGAATAAATATAAATTCTATAAGAGTAAATAAATTATCTGAACTTATGGGAATTTTTAATGTAGTAATGTTTTCTCCAGAAGATTTAAAAATAATAAAAGAATCTCCTTCTTTCAGAAGAAAATTTTTAGATATAGAACTGTGTAAATTCAGTAAAAGATATTATTATAACTTAGTTCAATATAACAAGGTTCTAAGTGAAAGAAATTTATTACTTAGAAAACGGAGTAGTAGTGATAGAGATATTCTTGATATATACGATATCCAATTGTCTAAATATGGTGCAGTTATAATAGATCTCAGAAATAAATACATAAACAAACTCAGCAAAATGGGTAAGATCATTCATGAAGATATAACTTCACAAACTGAAAAAATAGAATTTAAATATGTAACATCTATAACAGACTTAGATAATATACAAAACAGCTTGTTTAAAGTTTTGGAAACTAATAGACAAAGGGATATAGAAAAAGGTATTACCCTCTATGGTCCACATAGGGATGATTTTGTTACGAGCATAAATGGTATAAATGTAAGAAGCTTTGGTTCCCAAGGACAACAGAGGACATCAGTTCTAACTATGAAATTCGCGTCTCTTGAAATAATAAAAGAAATTACAGGAGAATATCCCGTTTTATTACTGGATGATGTTTTATCTGAACTAGATGCAAATAGACAAAAGTATATATTAAATTCTATAAATGAAATACAAACATTTATAACAGGTACAGGAATTGGCAACATTAAAAAAAATGTAAAAAAGGGAAATCAAATATTTATTGTAAAGAGTGGAAAGATGAATAGAATTTAATTTTGAAAGGAGATTGTTATGTTTTTACATTTAGGTGAAAATATAGTTGTTCCGATAAAAGATATAATTGGAATATTTGATATTGAAACTTCAACATATAATTCTGATACAACCCAATTTTTAAGAATGGCTGAAGAAGATGGATTTGTTCAAAAAATTACAAAAGATAAACCCAAATCATTCATTATTGCGGAAGTAAATAAAAAAAGTAGAATTTATTTATCACCTATATCTTCATCCACACTAGCTAAAAGGTCAGAAATTTTATGTTACGAACTCTAAAATAGGAGGATATAGGTATGATGCAAGAAAAAAAACAAACTTATGATGAAAATCAAATACAAGTATTAGAAGGTCTTGAAGCTGTTAGAAAAAGACCTGGAATGTATATTGGAAGTACTAGTTCAAGGGGGCTTCATCATTTAGTGTATGAGATAGTTGATAATAGCATAGATGAGGCACTGGCAGGATATTGCGATAAAATAAATGTAATTATACATAAAGATAATTCTATAACAGTTACGGATAATGGTAGAGGAATGCCTGTTGGAATGCACCATAAAATGAAAAAACCAACTGTAGAAGTTATAATGACTATACTGCATGCAGGAGGAAAATTTGGAGGCGGCGGATACAAAGTTTCCGGCGGACTTCATGGAGTTGGAGCATCAGTTGTAAATGCTCTATCTGAAATCTGTGAAGTTGAAGTAAAAAGGGAAAGCCATATATGGAGACAGGTATTTAAAAGAGGAAAAGTAGCAAGCGGACTTGACATAATAGGTGATAGTGAGGAGCACGGAACAAAAATTCATTTTAAACCGGATGCAGAAATATTTGATGAAATAGAATATGATTATGATACATTGGCTCAAAGGCTTAGAGAATTGGCATTTTTAAACAAGGGTATAAAAATAAGATTAGAAGATGAGAGAGATGATAAAGAAGAAATATTTCACTATGAAGGTGGAATAAAGTCATTTGTAAGTTATCTTAATAGAAATAAACAACCAATTCATAAAGAGCCTATATACGTAGAGGGTAAAAAAGATGACTACTCTGTAGAAATTGCTATTCAATATAATGATGGATATACTGAAAATATTTTTGCTTTTGCTAATAACATAGATACAGTAGAAGGTGGAACTCATTTAGCTGGATTTAAGTCAGCACTTACTAGAGTATTTAATGATTATGCAAAGAAATTTGGTATATTAAAAGAAAATGACAAAAATCTATCAGGAGAAGATATAAGGGAAGGGCTTACTGCAGTTATATCTGTAAAGCTTGTAGACCCCCAATTTGAGGGCCAGACGAAAACAAAACTAGGAAATAGTGAAGTGCGTGGTATAGTTGACAGCATAATGGGAGAGTCATTAAATAATTTTTTACAGGAAAATCCTCAAGTAGCAAAGATGATACTTGATAAATCACTTATGGCATCACGTGCTAGAGAAGCGGCAAGAAAAGCAAGAGAGCTTACAAGACGTAAATCTATACTTGAAAATACTTCTCTTCCAGGAAAATTAGCAGATTGCTCATCTAAAGATCCTTCTGAATGTGAAATATATTTAGTCGAGGGTGATTCTGCAGGTGGATCTGCAAAACAAGGTAGAGATAGAAAATTTCAAGCTATACTTCCACTGCGTGGTAAAATAATGAATGTTGAAAAACAAAGGCTTGACAAAATACTTGGCTATGAAGAAATAAGATCCATGATAACAGCATTTGGAGCAGGTATAGGAAAAGACTTTGATGTAAATAAAATAAGATACAATAAAATAATAATAATGACAGATGCAGATGTAGATGGTGCGCACATAAGAACATTATTACTTACTTTTTTCTTCAGATATATGAAGGAACTTGTTGAAAAATGTCATGTTTATATAGCTCAACCACCTTTATATAGAGTAGCTAAAGGAAAGAAGGAATACTACGCATATTCAGATGATGAATTAGATGTATTGCTTACTGAAATAGGTGGGAAAGACAGTAATGTAGATATACAAAGATATAAAGGACTTGGAGAAATGGATTCGGAACAACTTTGGGATACTACAATGAATCCTGAAACAAGGACACTTATTCAAGTAAATGTAGAGGACACTATGGCTGCTGATGAAATCTTTACTATACTTATGGGTGACAAGGTAGAACCTCGTAGAAATTTTATACAAGAAAATGCTAAAAAAGTTGTAAACTTAGATATATAAGTAGAGAGGTGTAATTGATGTTTGATGAAGGAAAAATTTTACCAGTAGACATAAGCCGTGAAATGAAGAAAAGTTATATAGACTATGCTATGAGTGTTATTGTAAGTCGTGCACTTCCAGATGTACGTGATGGATTAAAGCCAGTTCACAGAAGAATACTGTACTCTATGTACGAGTTAGGACTTACCCCTGAAAAAGGCTATAGGAAGTGTGCAAGAATTGTAGGAGATGTTTTAGGTAAATATCATCCACATGGAGATACAGCAGTTTATGATGCTCTAGTTAGATTGGCACAAGACTTCTCTATCAGATATACTCTAGTTGATGGTCATGGAAATTTTGGTTCAGTAGATGGAGATAGTGCTGCAGCTATGAGATATACCGAAGCTAAAATGAATAAGATAACACTTGAAATGTTAAGGGGAATAAATAAAAATACAGTAGATTTCGTTCCAAACTTTGATGGTGAGGAAAAAGAACCTTCAGTTTTACCTTCAAGGTTCCCTAATTTGCTTGTAAATGGTTCTGCTGGAATAGCTGTAGGTATGGCTACGAATATACCACCTCATAATCTTACTGAAGTTATAAATGGTGTCATAATGATAATAGACAATCCAGACATAACAATTAGTGAGCTTATGACATCTATAAAAGGTCCTGATTTCCCAACTGCAGGAATAATAATTGGCACATCAGGCATAAGAAGTGCCTATGAAACTGGAAGAGGAAAAATATTAGTAAGGGCTAAAGCTGAAATTGAAGAAGTTAAAGGTAGAAACAGGATAATAATAACTGAAATTCCATATCAAGTTAATAAATCAAAGCTTATAGAAAATATGGCCGACCTTGTTAAGAATAAAAAAATAGATGGAATATCTGATATTAGGGATGAATCAGATAGAGATGGAATGAGAATAGTTATAGAATTGAAAAGAGATGCAAATCCTAATGTAACTCTTAATCAGCTATACAAACATACAAGGATGCAGGATACTTTTGGAATTATAATGCTTTCTCTTGTAAATAATGAACCAAAAGTATTGAATTTAAAGCAAATGCTTGTATATTATTTAAGATTTCAAGAAGAAATTATAACAAGAAGAACTAAATTTGATTTAGATAAGGCTCAGGCTAGAGCGCATATTCTAGAAGGATTAAAAATAGCATTAGATCATATAGATGCGGTAATACACCTAATAAGATCATCTAAAACTGCAGAGAATGCAAGGAATGGGTTAATGTCTGAATTTAGTCTTTCAGAAAAACAGGCTCAAGCTATCTTGGATATGAGACTTCAAAGACTTACAGGTCTTGAAAGAGAAAAAATTGAAAATGAATATAATGAATTGATGGAAACAATAAAACATCTCAAGGAAATACTAGAAAATAAAGAATTGCTGCTTAAGATAATTAAAGATGAATTAATTGAGATAAGAGATAAATATGGTGATGAAAGAAAAACTGAAATACAGATAAGTAATGATGATATAAATATTGAAGATCTTATTGAAGAGCAGGAAGTAGTAATAACTCTAACTCATTCAGGATATATAAAAAGAATTTCTGCTGATACCTATTCTTCCCAAAGAAGAGGGGGAAAGGGAATACAAGCAATGTCTACAAAAGAGGATGACTTTGTAGAGCACATATTTATTACATCAACCCATAATAATATCTTATTTTTCACTAATAAAGGTAAAGTGTATAAATTAAAGGGTTATGAAATCCCGGATGCTGGTAGAACAGCTAAAGGAACAAATTTAGTTAATTTAATACCTCTACAGGGAGACGAACAAATTCAAGCAGTTATATCCTTTAAGGAAGTTGATAAGGACAATTATTTTATCATGGCTACTAGATGTGGATTGATAAAGAAGACTAAGATAAGTCAATATGCTTCTATAAGAAAAAATGGATTAAATGCTATAAATTTAAAAGATGAAGATGAACTTATAGGAGTTAGAATGACTACAGGTAAGAGTGAAATTCTTATTTTCACTAAAAATGGATATGCTATAAGATTCAGTGAAGATGATGTAAGACCTACGGGAAGAAATACTATGGGAGTAAGAGCTATAACTTTAAGAACTGGTGATATAGCTGTAGCTATGGATATTGTAGATAAGTCTCAAGATGTTCTTGTAATTAGTGAGAATGGATTTGGTAAAAGAACTCCAGTATCCGAATACACTATTCATAGAAGAGGTGGAAAAGGAATTATCACTTATAAAGTTACAGAGAAGACCGGTTTAATAGTTGGTGCTAGAGTTGTAAAAGATGAGGATGAAATGATGCTCATAAATAGCAGTAATGTAGCTATAAGGCTCAATGTATCTGAGATTTCTGTTACAAATAGAAATACTATGGGAGTTACTCTTATGAGAACAGATGAAGAACAAATGGTTGTTGCAATTGCTAAGATAAATTGCAGTGATGATACAAGTGATAATACAAGTAATGATACAAGTGATAATATAGATGATAAAAAAGTAGAAGAATAATAAGTGCATTTAGATTAAGTAGAGTAAATACTATTTAATTTTATATGTGTGACATATAAAACATGTTAAATATTTTATATAAAATAAATACTAGTGTTCTAATCAAAACACTAGTATTTATTTTGTTATATTAAAAAAACAACATAACCTAGTGTGTCAGTATAAGAATATTTAAGGAATAAGTATTATAGTGTATGTATTATAAGATAGTTTTACATAATGGTGATATTTTTGAATTATATATATAGGTAATGTGTTAGAATAGCAACTGTCGTCATCAAGTGAAGACATTAATTTGAGAATATCAATTGTAATGTCTCATGCAATTCAAAATTAAGTTTTGAAAAAAGATGTTGACAAAATAAGAAATAGGTGATATACTATAAAAGCTGTCAAAGTGAGACAGCAAAATGATCCTTGAAAATTAAACAGAGGAAGATATAAGTACAACTTATTTAGAATAAACCAGCAATTCTTTTGAGCTGCGAGAGCAGCTAAAAAAGTAATTTCGTAATAAGAAGAGTCAATACAAACTTTTAAATTAAGAGTTTGATCCTGGCTCAGGACGAACGCTGGCGGCGTGCTTAACACATGCAAGTCGAGCGATGAAGCTCCTTCGGGAGTGGATTAGCGGCGGACGGGTGAGTAACACGTGGGTAACCTACCTCAAAGAGGGGGATAGCCTCCCGAAAGGGAGATTAATACCGCATAATAATCAATTTTCACATGAAAACTGATTTAAAGGAGTAATCCGCTTTGAGATGGACCCGCGGCGCATTAGCTAGTTGGTAGGGTAACGGCCTACCAAGGCGACGATGCGTAGCCGACCTGAGAGGGTGATCGGCCACATTGGAACTGAGAGACGGTCCAGACTCCTACGGGAGGCAGCAGTGGGGAATATTGCACAATGGGCGAAAGCCTGATGCAGCAACGCCGCGTGAGTGAAGAAGGTTTTCGGATTGTAAAGCTCTGTCTTTGGGGACGATAATGACGGTACCCAAGGAGGAAGCCACGGCTAACTACGTGCCAGCAGCCGCGGTAATACGTAGGTGGCGAGCGTTGTCCGGAATTACTGGGCGTAAAGAGTGCGTAGGCGGATATTTAAGTGAGATGTGAAATACCCGGGCTTAACCCGGGCACTGCATTTCAAACTGGGTATCTGGAGTGCGGGAGAGGAGAATGGAATTCCTAGTGTAGCGGTGAAATGCGTAGAGATTAGGAAGAACACCAGTGGCGAAGGCGATTCTCTGGACCGTAACTGACGCTGAGGCACGAAAGCGTGGGTAGCAAACAGGATTAGATACCCTGGTAGTCCACGCCGTAAACGATGAGTACTAGGTGTAGGAGGTATCGACCCCTTCTGTGCCGCAGTAAACACAATAAGTACTCCGCCTGGGAAGTACGATCGCAAGATTAAAACTCAAAGGAATTGACGGGGGCCCGCACAAGCAGCGGAGCATGTGGTTTAATTCGAAGCAACGCGAAGAACCTTACCTGGACTTGACATACCCTGAATATCTTAGAGATAAGAGAAGCCCTTCGGGGCAGGGATACAGGTGGTGCATGGTTGTCGTCAGCTCGTGTCGTGAGATGTTAGGTTAAGTCCTGCAACGAGCGCAACCCCTGTTGTTAGTTGCTAACATTTAGTTGAGCACTCTAGCAAGACTGCCGCGGTTAACGCGGAGGAAGGTGGGGATGACGTCAAATCATCATGCCCCTTATGTCCAGGGCAACACACGTGCTACAATGGGCAGTACAGAGAGAAGCAAGACCGCAAGGTGGAGCAAACCTCAAAAACTGCCCCCAGTTCGGATTGCAGGCTGAAACTCGCCTGCATGAAGTTGGAGTTGCTAGTAATCGCGAATCAGAATGTCGCGGTGAATACGTTCCCGGGCCTTGTACACACCGCCCGTCACACCATGAGAGCTGGCAACACCCGAAGTCCGTAGTCTAACTTAGGAGGACGCGGCCGAAGGTGGGGTTAGTAATTGGGGTGAAGTCGTAACAAGGTAGCCGTAGGAGAACCTGCGGCTGGATCACCTCCTTTCTAGGGAGTCGAAAGATAGAGTATAATCTATCTTATAAATTGATGGTTTAAGTAAGTTTACAATCTACTCTGTTTAATTTTGAAGGATCATAGATTCTTCTTTCATTTTACAACCAATTAGGAAAGTAAAATGAAAAATTGTCCTTTGAAAATTGCACAGTAAATAAGAAATTAAAAAATTGATAGTAACAAGCAGATCAAGGAAAAACATGAGCGAGGAACAGAGTTTACTTATGTAAATGAGTACCGCAGCGAATGATTTTGACGAAGATATGCAAAGTTAATAACAATTTTTAAAAGTAAAGCTAAGGTTATAATATAACCTTTGTAGAATAACTTTAGTATCATTCTAAACATTTAAGATGATACAGAGAAAATTGCAAATAGCAATTTTCGATAATGAAAGGTCAAGCTACAAAGGGCGCATGGAGGATGCCTTGGCACCAGGAGCCTAAGAAGGACGCGATAAGCTGCGAAAAGCTCTGGGTAGGCGCAAATAGCCAGAGAACCAGAGATATCCGAATGGGGAAACCCACCTAGCAAACACTAGGTACTGCAGACTGAATACATAGGTTTGTAGAGGCAAACCCGGGGAACTGAAACATCTAAGTACCCGGAGGAAGAGAAAGAAACATCGATTTTCTAAGTAGCGGCGAGCGAAAGGGAAAGAGCCCAAACCAGGAACTTGTTCCTGGGGTTGCGGATAGATTATAAATACTGTGAAGTGCTAATTGAAGAGAGCTGGAAGGCTCTGCCGGAGAAGGTAAAAGCCCTGTAAATGAAAGCAAAGAACAGTCAGATCTAATCCAGAGTACCACGAGACACGAGAAACCTTGTGGGAAACAGGGAGGACCACCTCCCAAGGCTAAATACTACCTGGTGACCGATAGAGAAGGAGTACCGTGAGGGAAAGGTGAAAAGAACCCCGGGAGGGGAGTGAAATAGAACCTGAAACCGTGTGTCCACAAACAGTCGAAGTACGTAAAGTACGACGGCGTGCTTTTTGTAGAACGAGCCAGCGAGTTACGATGTGCAGCAAGGTTAAGTACTTAAGGTACGGAGCCGGAGGGAAACCGAGTCTGAAAAGGGCGCGAAGTTGTATGTTGTAGACCCGAAACCGAGTGACCTATCCATGGCCAGGTTGAAGCGGAAGTAAAATTCCGTGGAGGACCGAACCACGTTGGTGTTGAAAAACCATGGGATGAGCTGTGGATAGCGGAGAAATTCCAATCGAACTCGGAGATAGCTGGTTCTCCTCGAAATAGCTTTAGGGCTAGCGTCGGAAATGAGTAATGGAGGTAGAGCACTGAATGGGGTAGGGGCTGACAACAGTTACTGAACCTTATCAAACTCCGAATGCCATATACTTGAATTCCGGCAGTCAGACTGCGAATGATAAGATCCGTGGTCAAAAGGGAAACAGCCCAGACCACCAGCTAAGGTCCCAAAGTGTAAGTTAAGTGGGAAAGGATGTGTGATTTCTAAGACAACTAGGATGTTGGCTCAGAAGCAGCCACTCATTTAAAGAGTGCGTAATAGCTCACTAGTCAAGAGATCATGCGCCGAAAATGTCCGGGGCTAAAACTTACCACCGAAGCTGTGGACTCGAAAGAGTGGTAGAGGAGCATCCTGTATGAGTAGAAGTCGTACCGGAAGGAACGGTGGATTGTACAGGAGAGAGAATGCTGGCATAAGTAGCGAGAAATAAGTGAGAATCTTATTGGTCGAAAACCTAAGGTTTCCTGGGGAAGGTTCGTCCGCCCAGGGTAAGTCGGGACCTAAGCCGAGGCCGAAAGGCGTAGGTGATGGACAATCGGTTGAAATTCCGATACCGCATAAAAGCGTTTGACAAAAGGGATGACGCAGGAGGATAAGGTGTGCATACAATTGGATGTATGTCTAAGCACCGAGTCAGGTATACCAGGAAAATCCGGTATATCAATGATGAGGTGTTATGGGGAACCCGTAAGGGGAAGTACCTGATTTCACGCTGCCAAGAAAAGTCTCTATGGAGTTTTTATGTGCCCGTACCGCAAACCGACACAGGTAGGTGAGGAGAGAATCCTAAGACCATCGGAAGAATTGTTGTTAAGGAACTAGGCAAATTAACCCCGTAACTTAGGGAGAAGGGGAGCCACGCAAGTGGCCGCAGAGAAAAGGCTCAAGCAACTGTTTATCAAAAACACAGGTTTCTGCTAAAGCGAAAGCTGAAGTATAGGAGCTGACGCCTGCCCGGTGCTGGAAGGTTAAGGGGAAGACTAAGCGTAAGCGAAGGTCAGAACTTAAGCCCCAGTAAACGGCGGCCGTAACTATAACGGTCCTAAGGTAGCGAAATTCCTTGTCGGGTAAGTTCCGACCCGCACGAATGGCGTAATGATTTGAGCACTGTCTCGACAACAAATCCGGCGAAATTGAAGTGCAAGTGAAGATGCTTGCTACCCGCGATTGGACGGAAAGACCCCGTAGAGCTTTACTGCAGTTTAGCACTGAATTTCGGTATTGTCTGTACAGGATAGGTGGGAGACTAGGAAGTAGTGGCGCCAGCCATTACAGAGTCGATGTTGGGATACCACCCTGACAGTACTGGGATTCTAACCGGGCTCCATG
The genomic region above belongs to Clostridium sp. AWRP and contains:
- the gyrA gene encoding DNA gyrase subunit A, which codes for MFDEGKILPVDISREMKKSYIDYAMSVIVSRALPDVRDGLKPVHRRILYSMYELGLTPEKGYRKCARIVGDVLGKYHPHGDTAVYDALVRLAQDFSIRYTLVDGHGNFGSVDGDSAAAMRYTEAKMNKITLEMLRGINKNTVDFVPNFDGEEKEPSVLPSRFPNLLVNGSAGIAVGMATNIPPHNLTEVINGVIMIIDNPDITISELMTSIKGPDFPTAGIIIGTSGIRSAYETGRGKILVRAKAEIEEVKGRNRIIITEIPYQVNKSKLIENMADLVKNKKIDGISDIRDESDRDGMRIVIELKRDANPNVTLNQLYKHTRMQDTFGIIMLSLVNNEPKVLNLKQMLVYYLRFQEEIITRRTKFDLDKAQARAHILEGLKIALDHIDAVIHLIRSSKTAENARNGLMSEFSLSEKQAQAILDMRLQRLTGLEREKIENEYNELMETIKHLKEILENKELLLKIIKDELIEIRDKYGDERKTEIQISNDDINIEDLIEEQEVVITLTHSGYIKRISADTYSSQRRGGKGIQAMSTKEDDFVEHIFITSTHNNILFFTNKGKVYKLKGYEIPDAGRTAKGTNLVNLIPLQGDEQIQAVISFKEVDKDNYFIMATRCGLIKKTKISQYASIRKNGLNAINLKDEDELIGVRMTTGKSEILIFTKNGYAIRFSEDDVRPTGRNTMGVRAITLRTGDIAVAMDIVDKSQDVLVISENGFGKRTPVSEYTIHRRGGKGIITYKVTEKTGLIVGARVVKDEDEMMLINSSNVAIRLNVSEISVTNRNTMGVTLMRTDEEQMVVAIAKINCSDDTSDNTSNDTSDNIDDKKVEE